From Chryseobacterium wanjuense, one genomic window encodes:
- the lpxB gene encoding lipid-A-disaccharide synthase translates to MKYYIIAGEASGDLHGSNLMKALKKKDPAAEFRFWGGDLMAAQGGTLVKHYKDLAFMGFLEVAKNLRTILNNIKYCKQDIKNHQPDILILVDYPGFNLRIAKFAKELGIKVVYYISPQLWAWKEGRVEIIKKYVDEMMVILPFEEDFYKKHGVHSHFVGHPLLDAISDLQEINTENFKAENGLNEKEIIALLPGSRKQEVEKMLEMMLSVRPYFKEYQFVIAGAPSLPKDFYQTYVDDNVHFVSNKTYDLLRCSKAALVTSGTATLETALLNVPEVVCYRGSKISYAIAKRLVKNINYISLVNLIMDREVVKELIQNDLNTKNLVEELKKIIDGDKRAQVLNDYELLRKKLGGSGASDHAAEVILKV, encoded by the coding sequence ATGAAGTATTATATTATCGCAGGAGAGGCTTCCGGAGACTTGCACGGCAGTAATTTGATGAAAGCCTTGAAGAAAAAAGATCCCGCTGCAGAATTTAGATTTTGGGGTGGCGATCTGATGGCTGCTCAGGGTGGAACATTGGTAAAACATTACAAAGACCTTGCTTTTATGGGCTTTTTGGAAGTGGCAAAAAATCTTCGTACCATTCTGAATAATATTAAATATTGCAAACAGGATATCAAAAACCATCAGCCGGATATTTTGATTTTGGTTGATTATCCGGGATTCAATTTAAGAATTGCAAAATTCGCCAAAGAGCTGGGGATAAAAGTTGTGTATTATATTTCACCGCAGCTTTGGGCCTGGAAAGAAGGAAGGGTAGAGATCATCAAAAAATATGTAGATGAAATGATGGTGATTCTTCCGTTCGAGGAAGATTTTTATAAAAAACATGGGGTTCACTCACACTTTGTGGGGCACCCTTTATTAGATGCCATTTCAGACCTGCAGGAAATTAATACTGAAAATTTTAAAGCAGAAAACGGCTTAAACGAAAAAGAAATCATAGCCCTTTTGCCCGGTTCGAGAAAACAGGAGGTGGAAAAAATGTTGGAAATGATGCTTTCTGTGAGACCTTATTTTAAAGAATATCAATTTGTAATTGCCGGAGCGCCAAGTCTTCCGAAAGATTTTTATCAGACGTATGTTGATGATAATGTGCATTTTGTTTCCAATAAAACCTATGACTTATTGCGATGTTCGAAAGCGGCTCTAGTAACTTCTGGAACAGCCACTTTAGAAACTGCTTTACTCAATGTTCCGGAAGTGGTCTGCTATCGGGGAAGTAAAATTTCTTACGCTATTGCGAAAAGATTAGTTAAAAATATCAATTATATTTCTTTGGTTAATCTCATTATGGATCGGGAAGTTGTAAAGGAATTGATCCAAAATGATTTGAATACTAAAAATTTAGTTGAAGAATTGAAAAAGATTATAGATGGTGATAAAAGAGCACAGGTTTTGAATGATTACGAACTTTTGAGGAAGAAATTAGGAGGTAGCGGAGCCAGTGATCATGCGGCTGAGGTGATTTTGAAAGTTTAA
- a CDS encoding flavin monoamine oxidase family protein codes for MTTRRSFIRQGLLAAGGLMIPSSSFANFILSGKKKVIVIGAGFSGLAAANKLNQRNFDVTVLESQNRIGGRVFSHQMNDNLVVELGAEWVGNSHNRILELCNELKLDLSENQMDTHLLYKGIYSPARQWDFSKNWKLKMESLLENYRHLNDKDKLILDKMDWWRYLVNNGCKDRDLDLRELMDSTDFGESIRKVSANAALSEYVENTGDTQNQMDKKIIGGNTMLAQRLSEKLGKEKILLNHAVTRIEQGDKVKVYCANGKVFEADKVICTLPTFALKNIDWKPGLPENKIEALNELQYARINKHAMLFDNRFWKSENFDMVTDQLPHYFYHATQGQSGSSGVLISYSIGDKAAVIANQNDMTNFKSVQETLQPVFGDVKSHLKQQANYYWGNDQRSHGSYAIYGPGQWFRVRPVLKEPFMHTHFAGEHLADWQGFMEGAIVSGEEAAGEF; via the coding sequence ATGACAACGAGAAGGTCCTTTATACGACAAGGTCTGCTTGCTGCCGGTGGTCTGATGATTCCGAGCTCGTCTTTTGCCAATTTCATTTTATCAGGTAAAAAGAAAGTCATCGTAATCGGAGCCGGCTTTTCCGGGCTTGCAGCCGCAAATAAGCTCAATCAAAGAAATTTTGACGTAACCGTACTGGAAAGCCAAAACCGAATTGGCGGCAGAGTGTTTTCTCACCAGATGAATGATAATCTGGTTGTAGAACTCGGCGCTGAATGGGTAGGCAATTCACACAACAGAATTCTTGAGCTTTGTAATGAATTGAAATTAGATTTATCCGAAAACCAAATGGATACCCACCTTTTGTACAAGGGCATTTATAGTCCTGCACGACAATGGGATTTCAGTAAAAACTGGAAATTAAAAATGGAAAGCCTGCTGGAAAACTACAGGCATCTTAATGATAAAGATAAATTGATTCTTGATAAAATGGATTGGTGGCGGTATTTGGTGAATAACGGCTGCAAAGACCGTGATCTTGATCTTCGGGAATTGATGGACAGCACAGATTTTGGAGAAAGCATAAGAAAAGTCTCGGCCAATGCAGCCCTTTCCGAATATGTGGAAAATACCGGAGATACCCAAAATCAAATGGACAAGAAAATTATCGGGGGCAACACGATGTTGGCTCAAAGACTTTCGGAAAAATTAGGAAAAGAAAAAATACTGCTGAATCATGCTGTAACCCGCATTGAACAAGGCGATAAGGTAAAAGTATATTGTGCCAACGGAAAAGTTTTCGAAGCGGATAAAGTCATTTGTACCCTGCCGACTTTTGCCCTTAAAAATATAGACTGGAAGCCCGGTTTACCTGAAAATAAAATCGAAGCTCTTAATGAACTTCAATATGCACGGATTAATAAACATGCCATGCTGTTCGACAATCGTTTCTGGAAATCAGAAAATTTTGATATGGTGACCGATCAGTTGCCACATTATTTCTATCACGCGACCCAAGGGCAATCCGGATCGTCGGGCGTGCTGATTTCTTACAGTATTGGCGACAAAGCCGCAGTGATAGCCAATCAAAACGATATGACCAATTTTAAAAGTGTTCAGGAGACATTGCAGCCTGTTTTCGGGGATGTAAAGTCTCACCTGAAGCAGCAGGCCAATTATTATTGGGGCAACGATCAGCGGTCACACGGTTCTTATGCGATTTACGGTCCCGGACAGTGGTTCCGCGTGAGGCCGGTATTGAAAGAACCTTTTATGCATACACATTTTGCGGGAGAACATCTTGCAGATTGGCAGGGTTTTATGGAGGGAGCGATTGTTTCCGGAGAAGAGGCTGCCGGAGAATTTTGA
- a CDS encoding ComEC/Rec2 family competence protein — translation MNKQPLLILAVCFIVGVLLQDKLSLDKNYIYLVIGICLLVFIATFFKSYFLHKAKPYLLGIMFFGIGIILHFFNSFSPQSLSVPRNEFIIFKISKKLNSTEKNKKYEAVINVDKKTVNAVLYVPKDHQELDFNHYYKTKAFITSPKPAKYDFQFDYAKYLKRKSIDYQCYSNGDILSAGRKDVSFIEKFSQKRLELLQNIDKSEISQKTKDFLKGIILADRTEIDSQTIQDFNRSGLVHFLAISGTHIVVIFGLFYFLLMKFFPLKFRKYAIILSLIFIWLFALLIGLGNSVVRSCVMLSVYFVYVLLQRKPDVLHSLALSAFIILIFDTQQIFDVGFQLSFLAVLGIFWLNQPILKYFPKQNNWFKKLIFNTISISVSAQLATLPLVLYYFHQFSLISIVANFFIVPFSEIIIVFSFVMTGLIAFSLDFTLINTVYDYIIQILLKVIHWFADFDSVFFENIPMNLAEVFSLFLIVYLMRFAILKYNFKNLARLMMAVLTFFILRIGFNFYENQKTEILVHDFSKNKVLSIKEGNKVCFWIKENSDKQKITQFIINPYCSSRRLDNVEMKVAPKSARQVVYDGKIYEIN, via the coding sequence TTGAATAAACAGCCTTTACTCATTCTTGCAGTTTGTTTCATTGTTGGAGTTTTGCTTCAGGACAAACTTTCTTTGGATAAAAATTATATTTATCTTGTTATCGGGATCTGCCTTTTGGTATTTATTGCTACGTTTTTCAAGTCGTATTTTTTGCATAAAGCAAAACCTTATTTATTAGGAATAATGTTTTTCGGAATTGGAATTATTCTACATTTTTTTAATTCTTTTTCACCTCAAAGTTTATCTGTTCCTAGAAATGAATTTATTATTTTTAAAATTTCCAAGAAATTAAATTCAACTGAAAAAAATAAAAAGTATGAAGCGGTAATTAATGTTGATAAGAAAACTGTGAATGCGGTTTTGTACGTTCCGAAAGATCATCAGGAATTGGATTTTAATCATTATTATAAAACAAAAGCTTTTATCACAAGTCCCAAACCTGCAAAATATGATTTCCAGTTTGATTATGCTAAATATTTAAAAAGAAAAAGTATTGATTATCAGTGTTATAGTAATGGTGATATTTTGTCTGCTGGAAGAAAAGATGTAAGCTTCATTGAAAAATTTTCACAAAAACGACTGGAACTGCTTCAAAATATTGATAAGTCAGAGATCTCTCAAAAGACAAAAGATTTTCTAAAAGGAATTATTCTCGCCGATCGTACAGAGATAGATTCGCAGACCATACAGGATTTCAACCGATCCGGATTGGTGCATTTTCTGGCCATTTCGGGAACACATATCGTTGTGATTTTTGGATTGTTTTATTTTTTATTGATGAAATTTTTTCCTTTAAAATTTAGAAAGTATGCAATTATTTTAAGTTTAATTTTCATCTGGCTTTTTGCTTTATTGATTGGATTGGGAAATTCGGTGGTACGTTCCTGTGTTATGTTGAGTGTTTATTTTGTGTATGTATTGCTTCAAAGGAAGCCGGATGTATTGCATTCTCTGGCTTTATCTGCTTTTATTATTTTGATTTTTGATACGCAACAGATTTTTGATGTCGGATTTCAATTGAGTTTTCTGGCGGTTTTAGGAATTTTCTGGCTGAATCAGCCGATTTTAAAATATTTTCCAAAACAGAATAATTGGTTTAAAAAATTAATTTTCAATACGATTTCAATTTCCGTATCTGCACAATTGGCTACATTGCCTTTGGTATTGTATTATTTTCATCAATTTTCTTTGATTTCCATCGTGGCCAACTTTTTCATTGTTCCGTTTTCGGAAATTATTATTGTCTTCTCATTTGTCATGACGGGTTTGATTGCTTTCAGTCTTGATTTTACTTTAATAAATACCGTTTACGACTATATTATTCAAATTTTATTAAAAGTGATTCATTGGTTTGCGGATTTCGACAGTGTGTTTTTTGAAAATATTCCTATGAATCTGGCTGAAGTTTTTTCTTTGTTTTTGATTGTTTATTTGATGAGGTTTGCCATTTTAAAATATAACTTTAAAAATTTGGCAAGATTGATGATGGCTGTGCTTACATTTTTCATTTTAAGGATAGGATTCAACTTTTATGAAAATCAAAAGACGGAAATTCTGGTTCACGATTTCTCTAAAAATAAAGTATTATCAATAAAAGAAGGAAATAAAGTGTGTTTCTGGATCAAGGAAAATTCAGATAAACAGAAGATTACGCAGTTTATTATTAATCCTTATTGCTCTTCAAGAAGGTTGGATAATGTTGAAATGAAGGTTGCCCCGAAGTCTGCCCGGCAAGTTGTTTATGATGGTAAAATTTATGAGATAAATTAA
- a CDS encoding succinate dehydrogenase cytochrome b subunit, whose amino-acid sequence MAGLTSSTIGRKYAMALSALFLLIFLILHLTTNLLSVLPNRDIFNTASDFMGYNPFVQFLMQPILGFAVLFHFIMGFVLEIKNNKARPVKYAANNPSVNSSWMSRNMIISGAVVLAFLALHFYDFWLHEINYKYVEGIAPDAERFWPELHEKFADIWRVALYVIAFVLLGLHLAHGFQSSFQSVGARHPKYTPVIKAFGKWYSILIPAGFIFIAIFHFVTQ is encoded by the coding sequence ATGGCAGGTTTAACGAGTTCTACGATAGGTAGAAAATATGCTATGGCATTATCAGCTTTATTTTTGCTGATTTTTCTTATACTGCATTTGACGACAAACTTATTATCTGTATTGCCGAATCGTGATATTTTCAACACGGCTTCTGACTTTATGGGGTATAATCCGTTTGTACAGTTCTTAATGCAGCCTATTCTTGGTTTTGCGGTTCTTTTCCATTTCATTATGGGATTTGTTCTTGAAATTAAGAATAACAAAGCACGTCCTGTAAAGTACGCTGCAAACAATCCTTCTGTGAACTCTTCATGGATGTCTAGAAATATGATTATTTCCGGAGCTGTTGTGTTGGCTTTCCTGGCATTACACTTTTACGATTTCTGGTTACATGAGATCAATTATAAGTATGTAGAAGGTATTGCTCCTGATGCAGAACGTTTCTGGCCAGAATTGCACGAAAAGTTTGCTGATATCTGGAGAGTGGCTTTGTATGTAATTGCTTTTGTATTATTAGGATTACACTTGGCTCACGGGTTTCAGTCGTCTTTCCAGTCAGTGGGAGCGAGACATCCAAAATATACTCCGGTAATTAAGGCATTTGGAAAATGGTATTCAATCCTTATTCCTGCAGGTTTTATTTTTATCGCAATTTTTCACTTTGTAACTCAATAA
- a CDS encoding fumarate reductase/succinate dehydrogenase flavoprotein subunit produces MSKLDSKIPAGPLKDKWKNHKDHMNLVAPNNRDKIDIIVVGTGLAGGSAAATLAEQGYNVKAFCYQDSPRRAHSIAAQGGINAAKNYQGDGDSTYRLFYDTIKGGDYRAREANVYRLAEVSANIIDQCVAQGVPFGREYGGQLDNRSFGGVQVKRTFYAKGQTGQQLLLGAYSAMSRQIGKGRIKMYNRHEMMDLVIVDGKARGIIARNLVTGEIERHSAHAVVIASGGYGNVYFLSTNAMGSNVSAAWKIHKKGAYFANPCYVQIHPTCIPVHGTQQSKLTLMSESLRNSGRIWVPKKIEDSVAIREGKLRPENIKEEDRDYYLERRYPAFGNLVPRDVASRAAKERCDAGFGIENNDTQEGVYLDFSTEIMKKGKEAAIEKHIHNPTEQQIYDLGKKWIEEKYGNLFVMYEKITADDPYKTPMKIYPAVHYTMGGVWVDYNLQSTIPGCFVIGEANFSDHGANRLGASALMQGLADGYFVLPYTIADYLSADIRTGAIPTNSPSFDEAEKGIKEKVDFFLNNKGTHSVDHFHKQLGNIMWNKVGMGRTPEGLREAIKEIEEVRNDFWKNVKVPGDNNGMNTELEKAFRVADFLELGQLMAIDALHRNESCGGHFREDHSTPDGEAERDDVNYKYVGAWEYQGGDINAEVLHKEELIYDNIEVKTRSYK; encoded by the coding sequence ATGAGTAAATTAGATTCAAAAATTCCAGCAGGTCCTTTAAAGGATAAATGGAAAAATCATAAAGACCATATGAACCTTGTTGCACCAAACAACAGAGATAAGATTGATATTATTGTTGTGGGAACAGGTTTGGCAGGTGGTTCTGCTGCGGCTACTTTAGCGGAGCAGGGATATAACGTAAAGGCATTCTGCTATCAGGATTCTCCAAGAAGAGCACACTCTATTGCGGCTCAGGGAGGTATCAACGCAGCTAAAAATTATCAGGGAGACGGTGACTCTACATACAGATTATTCTATGATACCATCAAGGGTGGTGACTATAGAGCGAGAGAGGCCAACGTTTACAGATTAGCTGAAGTTTCTGCAAATATTATCGACCAATGTGTTGCTCAGGGTGTTCCTTTTGGACGTGAGTACGGAGGTCAACTAGATAACCGTTCATTTGGTGGGGTTCAGGTAAAAAGAACTTTCTACGCAAAAGGACAAACTGGTCAGCAGTTATTATTAGGTGCATATTCTGCAATGAGCCGTCAGATCGGTAAAGGTAGAATTAAAATGTACAACCGTCACGAAATGATGGATCTTGTAATCGTAGACGGAAAAGCAAGAGGTATCATCGCAAGAAACCTGGTAACGGGTGAGATCGAAAGACATTCTGCTCACGCTGTTGTCATTGCATCCGGAGGTTACGGAAACGTATATTTCCTTTCTACCAATGCAATGGGATCCAACGTTTCTGCAGCTTGGAAAATCCACAAAAAAGGAGCGTACTTCGCAAACCCTTGTTATGTACAGATTCACCCGACTTGTATTCCGGTGCACGGAACGCAGCAGTCTAAATTGACGTTGATGTCTGAATCATTAAGAAACTCAGGAAGAATCTGGGTTCCTAAGAAAATTGAAGATTCAGTAGCCATCAGAGAAGGGAAATTAAGACCTGAAAATATTAAAGAAGAAGACAGAGATTATTATTTGGAAAGAAGATATCCTGCGTTTGGTAACCTTGTACCTAGAGACGTTGCTTCTAGAGCAGCTAAGGAAAGATGCGACGCTGGTTTCGGAATCGAAAATAATGATACTCAGGAAGGTGTTTACCTTGATTTCTCTACAGAGATCATGAAAAAAGGTAAAGAAGCCGCTATCGAAAAACATATTCATAACCCGACCGAACAGCAGATCTATGATCTTGGTAAAAAGTGGATTGAGGAGAAATATGGTAACTTATTCGTAATGTACGAAAAAATTACTGCTGATGATCCTTATAAAACTCCAATGAAGATTTATCCTGCAGTTCACTACACAATGGGTGGTGTTTGGGTAGATTACAACCTTCAATCTACCATCCCTGGATGTTTCGTAATCGGTGAGGCCAACTTCTCGGATCACGGAGCGAACAGATTGGGAGCTTCTGCGCTGATGCAGGGTCTTGCAGACGGATATTTTGTACTTCCTTACACGATCGCAGATTACTTATCTGCAGATATCAGAACGGGAGCTATTCCTACAAATTCACCTTCATTCGACGAAGCTGAAAAAGGAATTAAAGAAAAGGTTGATTTCTTCTTAAATAATAAAGGAACACATTCAGTAGACCATTTCCATAAGCAATTAGGAAACATTATGTGGAATAAAGTAGGAATGGGAAGAACTCCTGAAGGTTTAAGAGAAGCGATCAAGGAAATCGAAGAAGTAAGAAACGATTTCTGGAAAAATGTTAAGGTTCCCGGAGATAATAACGGGATGAACACTGAGCTTGAAAAAGCATTCAGAGTAGCAGACTTCCTGGAATTGGGACAATTAATGGCTATCGATGCATTGCACAGAAATGAATCTTGTGGAGGACATTTCCGTGAAGACCACTCAACTCCGGACGGAGAAGCGGAAAGAGATGACGTGAATTACAAATACGTCGGAGCTTGGGAATATCAGGGAGGTGATATCAACGCGGAAGTGTTGCATAAAGAAGAGCTGATCTACGACAACATCGAAGTTAAAACGAGAAGTTACAAATAA
- a CDS encoding succinate dehydrogenase/fumarate reductase iron-sulfur subunit, with amino-acid sequence MSAKKGLHLTLKIWRQKNNKSKGQFETYKISDVSTDSSFLEMLDILNENLINEGKEPVAFDHDCREGICGMCSLYINGRAHGPDTGITTCQLHMRMFKDGETIVIEPWRSAAFPVIKDLMVDRSAFDRVMAAGGFISVNTSGNTLDANAIPVPKEDADKAMDAAACIGCGACVATCKNGSAMLFVGAKVSQFALLPQGRVEAKRRVLNMVKAMDEEGFGNCSNTGACEVECPKGISLENIARMNREYMAAFVDQG; translated from the coding sequence ATGAGTGCAAAAAAAGGCTTACATCTTACGCTGAAAATTTGGAGACAAAAAAATAATAAATCTAAAGGTCAGTTTGAGACTTATAAAATATCGGATGTTTCTACAGATTCTTCATTCTTGGAAATGTTGGACATCCTTAACGAAAATCTTATTAACGAAGGAAAAGAGCCGGTAGCTTTCGACCACGACTGCCGTGAGGGGATCTGCGGGATGTGTTCTCTTTACATCAATGGTAGAGCACACGGTCCGGATACAGGGATTACTACCTGCCAGCTTCACATGAGAATGTTCAAAGACGGTGAAACGATCGTTATTGAACCTTGGAGAAGTGCTGCTTTCCCGGTTATTAAAGATTTAATGGTAGACAGAAGCGCATTCGACAGAGTAATGGCTGCAGGTGGTTTCATTTCGGTGAACACTTCAGGTAATACTTTGGACGCCAATGCAATTCCGGTTCCTAAAGAAGATGCAGACAAAGCAATGGATGCTGCGGCTTGTATCGGATGTGGAGCTTGCGTGGCTACATGTAAAAACGGTTCTGCAATGTTATTCGTTGGGGCTAAAGTTTCTCAGTTTGCACTACTTCCTCAGGGTAGAGTAGAAGCGAAGAGAAGAGTTCTGAACATGGTGAAAGCTATGGACGAAGAAGGCTTCGGAAACTGTTCAAACACAGGTGCGTGTGAAGTGGAATGTCCTAAAGGAATTTCCCTTGAAAACATCGCCAGAATGAACAGAGAGTACATGGCGGCTTTCGTTGATCAAGGATAG
- a CDS encoding TlpA family protein disulfide reductase, with protein MKKYLLLFIIAVFAVSCSKKVEVKGKITGGSPLERIEFIEASGVATLPLINIGVNKDGTFSGNFEAPKSGMYVISYGGKQNLIYLKGGQKLEISGNALTFPSEYVITGDAKKNNDFFTATQKYLSTYAQTVNMNELIMKDEKTFLKGIEKVQADINKNIDENVKKFSPDNEIITWKKNDLASTLLTIMNQYELTHKQMGNPSFKVTKAFTDFENKLQENKDVMVKENPYYRQYLLGKMSSDFQKYAEANSKGKTDITTTELFSEYLKKNQKDLSQTAKDYLLAFVMAQSDMHLGSSEKTVEKIKKIIDTDIKDATIKEDLKKIQFAINGFKVGELAPEASLVKQDGKAYKLSENKGKPYLLTFYASWNPYIGESTIPVLKEVVNFYKSKMNFVFVNVDDTKDQFIKTSNSLLKGIAGTNVYGEGGLNSEIAKKYGVYGFKLPCFIVVDKDGKIASKVFVNLGEQDVITVLDKQTGLSAPKVNPNVQLQPGMGMDPAVVAAQQAAQQQANPQPAQTK; from the coding sequence ATGAAAAAATATCTTTTATTGTTTATCATCGCGGTTTTTGCGGTGTCTTGCTCTAAAAAAGTAGAAGTAAAAGGAAAAATTACTGGCGGTTCTCCTTTGGAGAGAATCGAATTCATTGAAGCTTCGGGAGTTGCTACATTACCATTAATCAATATCGGGGTAAATAAAGACGGAACTTTTTCCGGAAATTTTGAAGCTCCTAAAAGCGGAATGTATGTAATTTCTTATGGTGGAAAACAAAATTTAATTTATCTAAAAGGAGGTCAGAAACTTGAGATTTCAGGTAATGCATTGACTTTCCCATCAGAATATGTGATCACTGGAGATGCTAAGAAAAACAACGATTTCTTTACAGCTACTCAAAAATATCTTTCAACATATGCTCAGACAGTTAACATGAATGAGTTGATCATGAAAGATGAAAAAACTTTCTTAAAAGGAATTGAAAAAGTTCAGGCAGATATCAATAAGAATATCGATGAAAATGTAAAAAAATTCAGTCCTGATAACGAAATCATCACTTGGAAGAAAAACGATCTGGCGAGTACTTTATTGACGATCATGAACCAATATGAGCTGACTCACAAGCAAATGGGTAACCCATCTTTCAAAGTGACGAAAGCTTTCACAGATTTTGAAAACAAACTTCAGGAGAATAAAGATGTAATGGTAAAAGAAAACCCTTACTACAGACAATACCTTTTAGGGAAAATGAGTTCAGATTTCCAGAAATATGCAGAAGCAAACAGCAAAGGAAAAACGGATATTACAACTACAGAATTGTTCTCTGAGTATTTGAAAAAGAATCAAAAAGATCTTTCACAAACCGCTAAAGATTATCTTTTGGCTTTTGTAATGGCTCAGTCAGATATGCATCTTGGAAGCTCTGAAAAGACTGTTGAGAAAATCAAAAAGATCATCGATACAGATATTAAAGATGCTACCATCAAGGAAGATTTAAAGAAAATTCAGTTTGCTATCAATGGTTTCAAAGTGGGTGAATTAGCTCCTGAAGCATCATTGGTAAAACAAGACGGAAAAGCTTACAAACTTTCTGAAAATAAAGGAAAACCTTACTTATTAACTTTCTACGCATCATGGAATCCTTACATCGGTGAATCGACAATCCCTGTATTGAAAGAAGTTGTGAACTTTTACAAGTCTAAAATGAATTTCGTATTCGTAAATGTAGATGATACGAAAGATCAGTTCATAAAAACAAGTAACTCTCTACTGAAAGGAATTGCAGGAACTAATGTATATGGAGAAGGAGGATTAAATTCTGAAATTGCAAAAAAATACGGAGTTTACGGATTCAAATTACCTTGTTTCATCGTTGTAGATAAAGACGGTAAAATTGCAAGCAAAGTATTTGTAAACTTGGGAGAACAAGATGTAATAACAGTATTGGATAAACAAACTGGGCTTTCTGCTCCGAAAGTAAATCCTAACGTTCAGTTACAACCGGGAATGGGTATGGATCCTGCTGTAGTAGCGGCTCAACAGGCAGCTCAGCAACAGGCAAATCCTCAACCGGCTCAGACAAAATAA
- the rlmD gene encoding 23S rRNA (uracil(1939)-C(5))-methyltransferase RlmD: MKRNKKNLILENIKLLNAGAKGVAIGRTEEGKTVMVSGAIPGDIVNVRVKKAKSKYYEGEAIEVLERSPDRVEPKCIHFGVCGGCKWQNMSYEKQLAFKQEEVYNNIKRIGGIDDFETVPILGSEEHYFYRNKMEFSFSNARWLTQYEISSEENFGNKDALGFHIPGMWSKILDLKECFLQEDPSNAIRLAVKDYAVKNGLDFFDVKNHEGFLRTLMMRQNSKGEWMVLFQLYREEKENREKLFEFLLEKFPQIKTLVYAINPKPNDSIYDLNINTYFGEGFLMEEMDGLKFKIGPKSFFQTNYKQALELYRKTLEFADLKGDEVVYDLYTGTGTIAQYVARNAKQVIGIESVQEAIDAAIEHAELNGLTNTTFYCGDMKDIFNDEFLANHPKADVLITDPPRDGMHQKVVEQILKLSPEKVVYVSCNSATQARDLALMKEHYKVVKILPVDMFPQTHHVENIALLIKK; the protein is encoded by the coding sequence ATGAAAAGAAATAAGAAGAATCTCATTCTTGAAAATATAAAGCTTTTAAATGCTGGAGCCAAAGGAGTAGCAATCGGAAGAACTGAAGAGGGAAAAACGGTAATGGTTTCCGGAGCAATTCCCGGAGATATTGTTAATGTAAGAGTAAAAAAAGCAAAATCAAAATACTACGAAGGGGAAGCGATAGAAGTTCTTGAAAGATCTCCTGACAGGGTAGAACCGAAGTGTATCCATTTTGGGGTCTGCGGCGGCTGCAAATGGCAGAATATGAGCTATGAAAAACAGCTTGCCTTCAAACAGGAAGAGGTTTATAATAATATTAAAAGAATCGGAGGCATTGATGACTTCGAAACAGTTCCAATCTTAGGTTCGGAAGAACATTATTTTTACAGAAATAAAATGGAGTTTTCTTTCTCCAATGCGAGATGGCTTACTCAATATGAAATAAGTTCTGAAGAAAATTTCGGAAATAAAGACGCTCTGGGTTTTCATATTCCCGGAATGTGGAGCAAAATTCTCGACCTTAAAGAATGTTTCCTTCAGGAAGATCCTTCTAATGCTATAAGATTAGCGGTAAAAGACTATGCCGTGAAGAATGGCTTAGATTTTTTTGATGTTAAAAATCATGAAGGTTTCTTACGAACTTTAATGATGAGACAAAACTCAAAAGGTGAGTGGATGGTTCTTTTCCAGCTGTACAGAGAAGAAAAAGAAAACAGAGAAAAGCTTTTTGAATTCTTACTGGAAAAATTCCCGCAAATTAAAACGCTGGTATATGCGATCAATCCTAAACCTAATGATTCTATCTACGATTTAAATATTAATACCTATTTCGGAGAAGGATTCTTAATGGAAGAAATGGATGGATTGAAGTTTAAAATAGGTCCAAAATCTTTCTTTCAGACCAATTATAAGCAAGCCCTGGAATTGTACAGAAAAACGTTGGAATTTGCTGATTTAAAAGGTGATGAAGTAGTGTACGATTTATACACGGGAACAGGAACAATTGCTCAATATGTGGCAAGAAATGCAAAGCAGGTGATCGGAATAGAATCTGTTCAGGAAGCCATCGATGCAGCCATCGAGCACGCCGAACTGAACGGATTGACCAATACAACATTCTATTGCGGCGATATGAAGGATATTTTCAATGATGAATTCCTTGCCAATCATCCAAAAGCAGACGTGCTGATCACCGACCCGCCAAGAGACGGGATGCATCAGAAGGTAGTAGAACAGATATTGAAGCTTTCCCCTGAAAAAGTGGTGTATGTAAGCTGTAATTCTGCAACTCAGGCGCGAGATCTGGCTTTAATGAAAGAACATTATAAGGTTGTGAAGATCTTACCTGTAGATATGTTCCCGCAAACGCATCACGTAGAAAATATTGCATTGCTGATTAAAAAATAA